Within the Miscanthus floridulus cultivar M001 chromosome 17, ASM1932011v1, whole genome shotgun sequence genome, the region ttcctctcaactacaccattttgttgaggagtataagttgcgaagacttcatgcttgatcccaacttcatcacaataggcttcaatgtttgtgttgttaaattctttgctattgtcacttcttatcttcttgagcttcactttaaattcattttgagctctcttggcaaacttcttgaagcaagatgcaacttcagatttgtcatgaaggaagaatacccatgtataccttgaatagtcatcaacaatcacaagacaatagagattccctcccaaactcttgtatgttgttggtccaaataaatccatgtgtagaagTTCTAGTACTCTTGTgattgacataaaagctttggttggatgagtatttgcaacttgcttgctggcttgacatgcactacaaagcttgtccttctcaaacttcacatccttcaaccctctcaccaaatcattcttcataagcttcttgagtgagctcatcccaacatgagcaagtcttctatgccatagccacccaagtgttgttttggtgaatagggaagtcttcaaatttgcatcttcggaggtgaagtccactagatataagttgttgtatctaaatccattgaatatcacttgattgtcatctaccttggatacaacaacctccttctcggtgaacaagcattggaagtcaagatcacacaattgtccaacggatagcaagttgaagctcaatgaagcaacatagagcacattggagatggaatgatcatttgatattgccactttgcccaatcctttaaccttgccctttgagttatctccaaatgttattttctcttgtccatctacctcttcatctagtgaggtgaacatacgaggatcatcggtcatatgttgagtgcaaccacaatcaataacccaatgacttccatcggtcttgtagttcacctacacacaagagattcaagctttaggaatccaaacttattgagggcccttcaccttctcaacaagtgacttagccacccaaatcttcttaggcctattcttgctaggggacctaagaacatgactttcatctttccactagagtcctttctaagcatgtagtgagcattgaaggcaaagggtctagcatgcttgggcaagggttgtggcggtggagtttgacactcatgagcaaagtggccttcttgtccacactcaaaacatctctttggctttggctttggctttgattgttgttgttgaacttgagccttcttcttctctatacttaccacatatccaatgccacttctatccatcttcatgacggtgttcatgagtagctcactttggaggtgcttgcctctagcaaacttgctcaatccaatcttgagatgctctttctccaacttgagtttcttattttcttccttaagagcatcatctttcttctcttccttgagcttcttgttttcttctttgagcttctcattctcaagaatcaactctttgtcatgatcaagagtttctagcacaatggtgttgtggcttttcatttcttcaagatctttcatgagcttctcatttgtgttcttgagcttgacatattcatcatagtcattgcactcaaccacttgcttgcctttgccactagatccttgctcaatgctttcatcaatcaaatcatcacatgatgtagctatatcaatcttaacaacatggttagtagcatcatgtggctcatttggtaggaattcttgagtaatgacaagagtatcatgattgatcttaagagttgtatactcatcttttagtttgttgtgactagtgatgagctcattgtgcacccactcaagtttattatgtttatctttaagctctttcttagaagatttgagctccttgagtttggatgatatagcatcattagtttctctaagctcatcattagccttttccaatgtatcgcacttagctaagagtgaattatttttagcatcaagcttttcatttgtagctctactctttctaatgatcttagtgtattttcttagtattttgacatttgagtaagtccaatcCCATTGACTttttctacaagaacatttaaacaagaatacatctcattagcactttctttgggaagcatctcaaatgaatttagctttttaattacaagatgatagcgttcctcatgctcactcttggttccctcatggagcgcacaaacgtccgaccatagtacatgggcgtctttgtggttccttacacgattgaacacatctttgcaaaggcctctaaagatggtgttttgagcctttgcattccatttttcatagttaacctcatcgcctagtaggttagtagcatcccaaggttttgggaagccttgagaggcggctctaagaataccgacgtctagagcttctaagtacgcctccatgcggattttccaatgtGGAAAGTCatctctctcaaagataggaggaggttcatccccgtgagacatcttgctctaagcgattaagcttaaaaacatgagcacaaggctctgataccaattgaaaggatcaagatgcccaagagggggggtgaattgggctaattctaaattttcttgcaataatcaaatcctacggttagcccaattaaccccttgtacctagaaaagtgtttctattactctaacacacaaaggacttgcaacctatgttccaaacttactctagcatggcaattctatgaatgtaagaacaagtattgaattgctcaaagtaaatgctcaaagtaaatggagagagaggaacgcggcaatgttttgccgaggtatcggagagtcgccactccccactagtcctcgttggagcacccgcgcaagggtgtagctcccccttgatccgcgcaaggatcaagtgctctctacgggttgattcttcgacactccgtcatggcgaatcacccaaagccactcacaacttgagttgggtcacccacaagctccaccggatgatcaccaagctcccaattaccaccaagccatctaagtgatggcaatcaccaagagtaacaagcacgaactctcacttgaccacacgaagcctaatgagaagatggatgcacacttggctactcttgattcactaatgaggctactctcttggattctcaaatctcaatcacctcactaggaccttgctcttcttggcactcacaaacatgtttctcaactattggaatgagcaaaagtgactccacacacgagtggagcttctatttataaggcagcctgaaaaacgaaccgttatgagcttctgcggggtgaccggacgcaccggtcatgttgaccgaatgctccgatcagttcaacccgtgaaccagtgaaaatgtgttgatcggacgctggcagggtccggtcaccactgaccggacgcgtccggtcgcattaaacccttattggaaccttactggactcgaccggacgttgaacccccagggtccggtcagtactgaccggacgcgtccggtcgtagattcccttctctggaaccttactagagtcgaccagacactgcttttcagcgtctggtcacttgacctctccagcgtccggtcgcaccgaacgcagtctgttgatcaaattaactgatcggaccctatggccagcgtccggtcgcaccggggccagcgtccggtcagcatttgacccttcattcacttccaactatcGATCATGTggaaatgaagtttgctccaaaggatcttaggcatttataggagctacctagagctagttttaacaagtgtgcaccacacctaactcactagactcacctaggtcaagctacccgtccataccccccttaatagtacgaccaaaggaaaaacaaagtcctaaactactctaagtgtcactccaactccaatcgacacttagaactagtcatccttaaccttgtcgtccatcctttgaaaaccgaaacgatttccatcgtaggggcatgacaaccttgattgcccaattgatctccattaccatgacctaacttacttgtctctacaaaacacatgttagtcatataattttgtattgtcattaatcaccgaaacccaactaggggcctagatgcttttaaaaacaaatagccaagagagtgagcttgagccagctgtggggcttaaatagaagcccccatgaaatagagccgttataccccttcacgggcataactcggggtgaccggatgctccggtcggatcgaccggacgctggccctcagcgtccggtcacgtgatacacgccacgtgtcccctctctttgaatactgtttgccgaatctcaacggtcaacagtcgaccggacgctacggcataagtgaccggatgctgagcctctagcgtccggtcgtttccagtaaggttccagaaacgaatttcttcgaccggacgcgtccggtcatgctcgtttagacacacccagcgtccggtcactcggcgactcctctgtgcatgaccatgtcaatGTGACCAGACGTaaccagccagcgtccggtcgtttcagcgccagcgtccggtggaTGATCAACGCTGCGCTTCTtcagctgctactgaccggacgcgccggtcctacagagaccagcgtccgatcacttatagtgacctccgtcttttctatctagggtgtcggtggcaccgtcggactgtccgcactctacgggcggatacttcgctggtgaagttcctaacccttgctcaaatgtaccaaccaccaagtgtatcaccttgtgcatatgtgttagcatattttcacagacatttttaagggtgttagcactccactagatcctaaatgtatatgcaatgagttagagcatctagtggcactttgataaccgcatttcgatacgagttttacccctcttaatagtacgactatcaaacctaaatatgatcacactctctaagtgtcttgatcactaaaacaaaatagagagaattccttatttgacactgggaaaatgagtcgttcctttcttggccctgaaattttcttcgttccctatttgacactcacttcaactttcattcctaatttgacactaccgtcaaatccgttagctaacggcgttaactggctgttaaaaagacgtttttgcccctagaaaaaaaagcggcaaagcaaatttgagaggaaaaaaaacctgcgcccgcctctgatgcatgcgcctaGCTGCAAAAAAAAAGCGTaggtttttttcctctcaaatttgcttcgccgcttttttttctaggggcaaaaacatctttttaacagccagttaacaccgttagctaacggatttgacggtaatgtcaaattagggatgaaagttgaagtgagtgtcaaatagggaatgaaaaaaaatttagggccaagaaaggaacgacttatttttccagtgtcaaataaggaattctctcaacaaaataactcctaccatttatacctttgccttgagccttttgtttttctctttcttcttttcaagtccaagcacttgatcatcaccatggcatcaccatcatcatgtcatgatcttcatttgctttaccacttggaatgtgctacctatgtcatgattacttgataaactaggttagcacttaggatttcatcaattcaccaaaaccaaactagaactttcaaCCAAAAACCTGCCTTCTCCAACAGCGACTCCAAAACAAGACTCTAGTTTTCTCCGTCTTTGTCTTCCCCGCGGCCAGCCACCGAGCTGCGAGCTCCGACGCGAGATCCGGCGAGAAAATCAAATAAAAGATTTGAGCAAGCAGTGAGCAACGAGCAAGGGCAGATCCGTGAGTCGTGGTACCTTTGGATGCCGAGATCAACGAGCTCCTAGATGGCGGCGCGTAGAGGTGCCTCATGACGGCGTCGATGGCGGCCTTGTCATCCTCCCTCGTGGCGGTGTAGACCTCGGTGAACCGGCGCACGCGCGCGGTGCCTGAGCTCGCGCGCGTCGGCCGTCTGCGCGGTGGTGAAGAGGCAGTTGCCATCGGCGTCGACCTCCCTGCCGTGGTAGAGGCGGAAGACCACGGGcgccagcgccggcgccggcgcagcCCCTTCGGCTCCCGGCGAGGAGGGCTTCCACGCGACGCCGCGCTCCCAGATCCGGTGGAGGCGGTGACGCTGTTGGTCCTCAAGTGCCCAGACCGCGTCCCAGCCTGTGGGCGAGGTGGAGGGCTCGAGGGAGGGGGCCGGGGAGGACCAGGCGAGGAGCGGCAGCGGAGGAGCGGGGGCTGTGGACGGCGTCGCCGCTTCGGGAGGGAAGGGAGAGAAATGGAGGGGGTCGTTGGCGAGCGGTACCGACGCGAGCGAGCACGGACGAGCGGGGCCGACGGCGCGGCCGGTGCGGGAGCGGGCCACCTCGTTGTTGCGGAGGCGTGCGCGGGCGGGCCGCCATCGGAGATTTGCGTACTGAGGAGAGAGAGGATGCTTTTTTGCATATCGTTTCGGTCGGTAAGCAAAATGGGTCGTATGTCTGGGTCAGCTGTTGGAGAGTGTTTTTGGTAGGTAAAACCACTGTGGAGGACGTATTTTGTGTTTGCATCTCctcgttggagacagtctcaAAGTCCTCGCCAACCTAACCAAATACGACACACTGGTACTTTTCGGGCGTGTTCGACTAGTATTAAAGTCGACTGATAAAAtgactgaagctgttttgttgtgaaaaaaatactgtagattagcTTCGAGCCAAGCCCGATTGCAAGGAAGAGGATAAGCACTCGCGTGTAGATTCTAGCTTCGAGCGAAGCCCGATTGCAAGGAAGAGGATAAGCACTCGCGCATAGTTTTACTACGGTCTCTTCACTCCATCCTCAGCAACCTAACCAAATTACGGTGCAGCTAAACAAACTCACCAGACTCCAATCCTAGCTTGCTACTAGTACTAGCACATTGCCACAGTCACTTGGTGACTTCAGAGTAGCTTGTAGCCGGTGACCCAGACGTTGGCCGGCGTCCCGTGCTGAACGTACACGAACTTGAGGCTCTTGCCAGCGCGCAACGCCGGCAGCCATTTGGGCGGCACGTACCCGTACCGCGCCTTGTCGAGGCCCCAGAGCAGGCCACGGAGCTCCGAGACGCCGAGGTGGAGCTCCCAGACGGTCTTCCTCGACCTGTTGGTCACCGTCACCGAGTAGTGGTAGTACGTCGTGCGGCGCCTCGCCCACGTCCTCGTCACGTTCTGCTCGATCTCGATCGGGGACGACGACGGCAGCGCGTGATGACGGGGACGACGGCGAGACGGCAGCGGCGACGACGTCGTCTGGTTCGCGGCGGCCTCTGGCGGCGGCAGCTGGTACTCTTCGAGCCCGGTGCCACAGGCGCCGGCGAGGCGGGCGAGGACGCCGAGCAGCGGCGCGCTGTTGTAGGTGGCGGCCTCCGTCTGCTCGTAGTTGTTCCGCTCGTCGGCGAAGTCGTCGTACTCGTCGGGCCCGCCGACGATGGCGCCCTCCAGGACGTTGGGGTTGCCGGCCTGCCGCGGGTACCAGGCGGAGTACCCCTCCTGGCAGCTGACGAAGGACGGGTCCGTCCTGACGGACACGATGGAGGCGCCGCGGTGGTGCACCTGCCGCGGGAAGCTGCCGCCATACCCGACCATGTAGCTGGTGCCCCGCGGGTTATCGCCCAGGATGTAGTTCACCTGGGACCTGACGAAGGCGAGGATCTCGAAGGGCCGCGCGGCGCCCACGGGGCACCGCACGGCGCCGCCGGAGCCGGGCAGCGCCGTGGCGTAGTCCGCGTACACCGTCAGCAGGAACGACGCGCTGGTGACGAACTGGAGGTTGTTCCAGCGCTGGTGGTACATGACGCCGCCCGGGGTCCGCGGCACGTTCACGGCGCCCTTGCCGACGCAGGAGCACACGAAGAACTCGGCGTTCTGCCGGTACCGCTGCAGCGCCGCGGCGTGCGCACCGGCACGGCCCTGCAGGAGGAACTTGGCTGCCAGCACCTGCACGCCGGGGTACTTGACGTCCCAGCCGAACTGGTTGATGGACCAGCCCGTGCCGCCCAGAGCGTCGCCGTTGCGGGCCAGGTACTCGAGGTAGCACCCTTCCTCCGTCGCCTCGTACAGCCACGCCGCCGCCCACAGAAGCTCGTCCTGGACCACGGGAACCAGGTTGTCAGGTACTACGACATTGAATTGAAGTTGAAGGCCATTGTGCGTGTTTGCAGCTGAGCTGAGTTACCCCGTATCCGCTGAAGGATCCGTAGTAGTTGCGAGCGACGGTGATGCTGGCGTCGTACTTGCCGCGGTACTTGTCGGCGAACTGGAACAGCTGGAAACGACGACATAGGACACATTGCAAATCAGAATCTAGAGGTGCAATGTTATGTCATGATTTCTGCTCAATTGGGCTGGGCACTTGGGAGGAACTGTCCTAGTAAATTATAATGCAAAATACCTGTTTGGCATGTTCAAGGAGCAGGTTGGCGTAGCCCGGGTAGGTGTTGCGGAACACGAGggaggcggcggccatggccgcgGCGGTCTCTCCGGCGAGGTCGGACCCGGGGTTCTGGGGGTCAATGCGGAACGCCTGGCGGCTGGTCGACATGTCCTCAGGCCGCTGCCAGCAGCTGTGGTCCGTGTCGCCGTCGCCCACCTCGCCGTACAGCACCTCGGGCTCCGGGTGGGCCTTGATGAAGTAGTCGGTGCCCCACTTGACGGCGTCCATGGCGTTGCGCAGCTCCCCGGCCGCCGCCATCTGCCTGCCGTACTCCAGGATGCCCCACGACATCATGGTCACCGTGAACGCCATCGGCAGGCCGAACTTCACGTTGTCCCCTGCGTCATAATACCCTCCGACGAGGTCCACCTGGCCGGCGAGACAAAaacagagagagaaaaaaaatcttGTTCAGCACAGCAACGCGCCCTGCCTGCCATGGTCACAAACTCACAATGCTAGCTAGCAACAGCATTGAACTTTGATGAATAATGACTAGTGCTACGAAGCGCATTGTTCGTACTCCGTTGGCCTTTCCGTCGAAGAGACCCGAGTTCCCTCTCCAGGTGACCCTCTGGTTGGGCAGGAGCACGCCGGACCGCTGCGCCTCGAAGTAGAGGATGGTCTTCTTCAATGCCGCGGCGTAGTCATGGCCGCCGGCCCCGGAAGCCGTCCTCACCACCGATGCAAGTGCCAAGAGGCCAAGTAGCGCAATCACGTTCATGGCCATCGCAATGCACCAGTGAGTGAGGCGAGCTGAATGTACTGTACCAGAGTGAGTGTGCAGGGTGTCTCTGGTTGGCTTTGGACTTTGGAGGGAGCTCAAAGCAGAGGTATTTATAAAATTGGATTTGGAGGGAACCAGGGACATGGATAGAGATTCAAAGCTGGGCTTGACTACTTGTGTACCAGGCGTCCAGGCTGCAGCTCGATCGATCACCTTTCGGACTTTAGCTCGATCGATTCTTGTATGCTCATGATGCGGCgaatttcttcttttttttgttccCTTTTCTCTTTGTTGCATGCACATTTCCTGTATacattcagtttttttttttaaatcctgTATACATTTTTCGGTCACCAAAATGGATAGGCATCCACAGTTTGCATTTCAATAAGTAAATAAAGAAAATTAAAAGAACAGATGCTATGCTCCTTTGTTGCAATCAGATA harbors:
- the LOC136517877 gene encoding endoglucanase 15-like, which encodes MAMNVIALLGLLALASVVRTASGAGGHDYAAALKKTILYFEAQRSGVLLPNQRVTWRGNSGLFDGKANGVDLVGGYYDAGDNVKFGLPMAFTVTMMSWGILEYGRQMAAAGELRNAMDAVKWGTDYFIKAHPEPEVLYGEVGDGDTDHSCWQRPEDMSTSRQAFRIDPQNPGSDLAGETAAAMAAASLVFRNTYPGYANLLLEHAKQLFQFADKYRGKYDASITVARNYYGSFSGYGDELLWAAAWLYEATEEGCYLEYLARNGDALGGTGWSINQFGWDVKYPGVQVLAAKFLLQGRAGAHAAALQRYRQNAEFFVCSCVGKGAVNVPRTPGGVMYHQRWNNLQFVTSASFLLTVYADYATALPGSGGAVRCPVGAARPFEILAFVRSQVNYILGDNPRGTSYMVGYGGSFPRQVHHRGASIVSVRTDPSFVSCQEGYSAWYPRQAGNPNVLEGAIVGGPDEYDDFADERNNYEQTEAATYNSAPLLGVLARLAGACGTGLEEYQLPPPEAAANQTTSSPLPSRRRPRHHALPSSSPIEIEQNVTRTWARRRTTYYHYSVTVTNRSRKTVWELHLGVSELRGLLWGLDKARYGYVPPKWLPALRAGKSLKFVYVQHGTPANVWVTGYKLL